GCGTTGCTGGCCGCCGAGGGGGTGCCGGTGTCCGGCAGCCGAATCCGCGAATTCGATCGGAAACGTTACAGTTATCGTAAGTAGTTGCCGTGACCGGGCAACGCGGCGCGACCATGGCGACGTCTAAGTTGACAGGGCACGGCTCGGCTCCCGGGGATCCCCGCGGCGCGGAACTCCGGCTGGTGGAGCGGTGCCGGAACGGCGAGCTGGGCGCGTTCGAGGAGCTGTATCGCCAGCACTCGGGCCGGCTGTTCAGCCTGGCGATGCGCATGCTCGGCAACCAGTCGGATGCCGAGGATCAGCTCCAGGAGATTTTCCTCTCCGCGCACCGGAAGCTCCAGAGCTTCCGCGGGGAGTCGGCGCTCGGCACGTGGCTGTACCGGCTGGCGATGAACCAGCTGCTCGACTACGTCCGGAGCCGGGCGGCGCGCACCGGCCAGCTCACCGACGGGCTGGACGACGCGACGCTGCTGGCGGATGCCGGGGGGCACCGCCTTGCGGATCGCGCGATCGATCGCATCGATCTCGAGCGCGCGCTGGCGGAGCTGCCGGACGGCTGCCGCGCCGCGTTCCTGCTGCACGACGTGGAAGGCCTCGAGCACAAGGAGGTCTCCGAAGTGCTGGGAATCGCGGAGGGGACGTCGAAGTCGCAGGTGCACAAGGCGCGCCTGCGCCTCA
This region of Vicinamibacterales bacterium genomic DNA includes:
- a CDS encoding RNA polymerase sigma factor; the protein is MTGQRGATMATSKLTGHGSAPGDPRGAELRLVERCRNGELGAFEELYRQHSGRLFSLAMRMLGNQSDAEDQLQEIFLSAHRKLQSFRGESALGTWLYRLAMNQLLDYVRSRAARTGQLTDGLDDATLLADAGGHRLADRAIDRIDLERALAELPDGCRAAFLLHDVEGLEHKEVSEVLGIAEGTSKSQVHKARLRLRGLLRK